One Triticum dicoccoides isolate Atlit2015 ecotype Zavitan chromosome 3B, WEW_v2.0, whole genome shotgun sequence genomic window, agacggcggctttagtcttactgttgtatgactttgtaaggtcttgtgagaataattaataaagtggtcgtatgcatcgcccagatgtagaggccggggtcattctccttttctaaaaaaaaaattgGCGCAGGGTATTCAGCTTCAGGAGCAAAGCAGCCTTCAGGACCCCTGCACTGCGCTCTTAGTCTTAGTAGCAGGATGATTGGTATGGATGCGTTCAAGACGTGCAAACAAACGGAAAATGAGTTTCAGGCTAGCCGCTCTATCTGGAATGAGCTGCCGCCTTCTTTGTGTTCCTTTACGAAATGTTGCGTTGAGTCAGGGTATGTAGATAATCGGCAAGAGTTGAAAGAAATATGCATTACAAGCAAACCAAAAGTGCCGGCACTTGCAAGTTGCCATGCCAGGTAGTACTGTATGAATTACATATCAGGTGAATTGAGATAAACGTTACTGCAGGGAACATACTAAGATTATACTGCCGGGCGTGCGCATTTGGCCTCAGGATGCTAGGACAGACACAGTTCCACAACAAGTGGGTCATATTATCCGGACAACGTAGGCACGGAGCCTCTCGGAGCAGACAAAGCAGTGAGGGAAGTAGAAGGCCACCACGAACCCCAGGACGAATCCGACAGCCGCTCCGATGCTCGACATGTCATTGATTCGTATTGGCATCCATCTCTTCCTGGAGCATTCACCCAACGGTGAATCACAAAGCCCTTGGTTACCATCAAAGTTCGAAGCCGGAAACACTGCTAGCGAACGAGGAACAGGCCCTGACAACAAGTTCTCCGCGACATTGAACGTAGTTAACCGAGTAAGCAAATCCAATTGTGACGGAATTTGGCCGCTGAGTTGGTTATGCTGAAGGTTGAGGAGATTCAGATATATCATATTTGTGATACTCGGCGGAATTGATCCCGAAAAGCTATTGTGCGAAAGATCCAGAGATGTCAGCTGCTGCAGCTGCCGTGAAATGTCGGTAGGCATCGGTCCTGAAAATTTGTTATTTGACAGGTTCAGGCCCGTCATGCTTGAACAATATTGAAGACCCTGAGGAAATGGGCCTTCAAGTCCTAGGTTGTCGAGTCGCAGAGAGAGAACCCTGTTCTCGTCGGGGTGCCAGCACTCCACACCAGCAAATTGGCATATGAAACCCTCGGTTTCATGTTCAAAGTTCCATGTGGATTTGAGTACACCGTCGGTATCAATCACCGATTGTTGTACAGACTTTAGGCACTGGATATCATGTTCAGAACCAAAACACAACAATGAGCTGCTCAAgaggaaaaacaaaaggaggaaCTTGGTATCATCCGCCATCACAAACGTGTAGTAAAAATAAACAACCACTCGGCCAAATCTTGCAGCTTGTCAATTCAAGCGTCCTGATCAAAACTTGTGTAAGAATACTTGAACACTCTACTTGAAAAAAGAAGAAATAGACAACATTGCGTGCTTGAGAAAACTCACCGGTTGATCCAGGCAAATCAGAAGCCACCATCTGCAGTACATGAACGGGTGCAGCCCTTTTAAAACCGAGAATCCCTCCACTGGAGCATAGCCTTTTCTTCTGCCAAACTCTGAAGTCTTATTGACTTGGAAGGATTTGCCACAAGTATAAAGGGAAGAAAGAATTAGACTTCATCAGTCCCCACTCACCACCGAGAGAAAAATACTAGTGTATAACTTGTGAAACTGATGCCACCAAATCATCCATTTATGAAGACATACGTGACAGGCAGGTAAAACTTTGTGGAGAGTAAAGGCAGTGCTTCTCCTTATCCTAGCTAGTAGGCATTTGGATTAGTATATGATAAAGCCATGACTTGGTGCTTATAAATTACCTTTTCACTTAACATTTGGCAAAGAACACTAGGACTGATGTGGTGCTACTCCGGGGTGGACCGACAATGACCGATAAGCCGAGTGTATTTTCTACCGTACAAAAGTTTGAAAAGCACAGCCAGTCTCAGTCTGAATCATGATCGCTCTAGCCTGATCCAATGGCTCTGATAGGCAGTGCGTTGCCATCATATCATGAATTCATGTGTATGGGAAGAAGGCACACAGCAGAAAGAGCAACCCAGCGTCGTCGAGAGTCTCCGGTCTTGGTAGAAATTTGCACTGAAGAACTTGGAGGGAGTTTACATCATTTCCTGGCAGCAAAGAATTCTGAGCCTTCTTGCGAGAACTCCGATCTCACGGTCTCGCCGGGTGCATTTGCAGTTTCATCTATTCCAAAAAGGGAAAAGTCAAACAAAGAGATAAGAACAATGTGTTAATAATGAGATCAGTTTGTATAGAATCATAAAAAAATTATGACATCACGCTAAGGCACATATATAGATAGTTGGTGCAACTTGCTTTGTTACAAAGGAACATTTTCTAATCTAAGTGAATCTCATACCACACCAGTAACTAATACTAATATATCAATTAAATCCAGCACAGTACATACAATAGATCTTGAGAAAGCAGGAGCTAACATTACTTGCAGACATGTTTAATTTGGTCGTATGGGACCAGTAAGACGTTTGGCTTTGCCTCTATCTGTTGATAGGACCAAAACTGCAGATTCATGTATGACAGATAAATCCGTATACAAGGCTCTCACAAAGAGAGGTGTGCGTCATACTGATAGTAAACAACATACTTGCAATATGAGGGATACATTTGGTCTTTTTAATCTCCTTTGTGGTTAGAGGTTTTTCACTGATGTCTCGGAAATAAACCTGAATTTGGTAAACTAGTCCTATAACCTGCAGGGCTTGGTTTTTCACTGATGTCTCGGAAATAATCCTGAATTTGGAGGATGTTGCTGACATTTATGTGACCCCGCAGGGTGGATTGCACATGCGATGAGCTTCGATGCTTCATGACAGAAGCGGTGcttaaggaccgaaatggcaggtgaCTGTTTATTGTTTCGCCAAGAACGCCGTCAAAACGACCAAAACACCTTGACAAAAGTGTGCTATTGGTAAGTGTTATGGTGGCATATAAAAAACGAAATTTGAACAAAAAGCCCGGTGCTAATGTATAGCACGTGCCAACCCAGAGGATGCAATTGCGCTATTTTTCTTACGACTGTGCCTTCATAGGGGATCTTTTCGCTGCATTGTTTTGGTCCGTGCGCACTTGTCGGTGCTGGGTCACGGATGGGCTCGGAGGCCTTCTTTTCGTCCATGTGCATTTTTTGGTGCTGGGTCACGGGTTGGGCTCAGTGGCATCTTTTATTTGTGCTCTTTGGCATCTTTTTGGTAGCTGACAGCCGTGCATGATCGAAAGAAGTCCATATAACCCCCCGAAGTTTCAGGAATCGACTGCTTAACCCCCTGAACTACAAAACCGGGTGTTTAACCCCCTAATCTTTGCAAAACCAGACAAAAAAACCCTAAATCTATGTTAGCTGGTTTCTATAGGTGGTATTGCTTACGTGGCAATATATACTAATAGTCAAAGAAAAATTATGTCTTCCCGCCTGCGGTGCCCCGCGCTCCGTCGCCGCCGACTTACAGCAGGGTGGCCCTCATGTGGATGCAGCCACTATCCATGTCATCGCTGAAGCTCTCTGTCGGCGGCGCTCACATCTTGGCGACGTTGAGGACCGTTCTGGAGCTGAACCCACTCGGCGGGATTTCGTCAGCTTCCGAGTCCGGACACCAGTGTTGTTGATGGAGCGCCTGACGACGGACAAGATGGCAACACGGGCCATGGATGAGTTCATAAGGCTAGCGCGCGCAGGCCGGCGAGCACCTTTGGGTCAAGGCAGCGGACGGCCGGGAGGTGCTCAACATGGATACCGATACTTAAGCTGCTCACTTATAATTCATATGTGCATACACGGATAGAGGGAAtgtttttttttatcaaagaagggcttgccccttccgattttcattactgaaaaccacagaGTTCTACAAAAGAGTTCAAAAGAAAACGAAAAGATCCAACCGGAATCAGCAGGAACAAAAAGCAACCCCAACGACCAACAAGGGTCAGCCACACCATACATCCCCGAGTTCACAGCTGCCAAACCGGGTTCAAGCTACCTTGAGAGCCATTACATCAACGCAGAAGCAAAAGTAGCCAAGGATCTATTCTACAGGAGCACCAAACATCAGGTTCACCACCGCAGAAGAGATTTTTCTTCATTCCAATCTAGCAACATTGATCCTCCACCCCTGCTTGGCTGTGAACACTTCATTCGCTGCCTGCTCTAGCACCCTTGCTCCCAGCTCCAACGTTTTTCTTGACGACTCCTTTATCTGCATAATAGACCAGTCAATTAACCACCTGCACATTAGCTTGACAACATATAAAGGATCATTTATCCTTTTATTTTCAAAGATAATTGCATTTCTGCTTTTCCAAATTGATCAAAGCAGGGCTGAAATCCCCACCAGCACCAGTTTCTTATCATCTTTGTTAAATTTCCTAATCCAGACTCCAAAACAATCTTTCACACTAGATGGCACAGTTTTAAAACCACACACACATCTGACCAAACTCCATAACAATGAAGCAACCGAGCAAGAGAAGAATAGATGATCAATTGATTCATCTTTCCCACACAAGACACAtcttttctcacccttccatcctttttTAAGCAGTACATCTCTAGTTAGGATGCTTTTTTTATTGATCAACCATAAAAACACTTTCAGTTTCGCAGGTACTTTAATCTTCCATAAGTATTTCTATGGGAATTTCATCCCAACAGCTATCAATTTCCTATACAAGGATCCCACAGAGAATTTATGATCAGCACTGAGGGTCCAGAGGATTTTGTCCTCCCCTCCATGCATTAGAATTTCCTCACATCTTTTTTTGAGACTATTCCAAAGCTCCACAGTCTCTCCAAGTAGGGTTCTTCTAAATCTAAATCCATGCCAACCTTTCTGCATGGCCTCCTCCACAGTAATGTTATGGTCAAAGGATATATCATACAGTCTAGGGTAAGCCTCCCTCAAAGGTTTATCATCAACCCATGAATCTTCCCAAAACCTAGTATTTCTCCCATCTCCCACCTTTTTCTTTACAAATTTGTAAAAGATTTCTTTGATTTTTAGTAGGCTAGCCCAGAATTGTGAGTCCCCTGGCTTTTTACATATTAAAGCGAAACACCCCCCCTTTCTATATTTGTCTTCTAAAATATCCTGCCACAGGCCCTTTTCATTTTCCATCTTCCAAAACCATTTAGCTAGAAGTGCAATATTCATTATTTCCAGATTCAGTATCCCCAATCCCCCCATTTCTTTGGGTAGGCAACAATCTTTCCAATTCACTAGATGGTATTTTTTGACATTCTCATCTTCTTGCCATACCAGCCTGGATCTGAGGAAATCAGTTTTCTTTATGATCCCCTTAGGCACAGCATAAAAGGACATCATAAACAAAGGTATATTAGTCAGGCAGGCTTGCACCAGGGTTATTCTCCCTGCAATGGAGCCCAGTAACTTCCCCTGCCATCATCCACATCTTTTTTCAATTTTGTCAGTTACACATCCCCAATGAGAATTCCTGATTCTGTTCTCAGATACAAGCATCCCCAAGTATTTTATGGGCAAATCTCCCATCTTACATGTTAGTATTTCTTGGTATATCATTTGTTTCTCTCTGGCTTTGCCAAACAACAGTAATTCACTATTGTGAAAGTTTATCTTAAGCCCAGAAATTTTCTCAAAAGCTCCTAGTATGAGTTTAATGTTTTTCACACTTTCTATCTCATCCTTTATCAAGAATatggtatcatcagcatattgtaacATATTAATCCCCTTCCCACTATCACTGTTCAACACCCCTTTAACCAAGTCATGCTTTAGGGCATTGCTCATTATGAAGGCTAGGGCATCAGCAGCAATGTCAAACAGCAAAGGTGACATGGCATCCCCTTGCCTCAATCCTTTAAAGGTTTTAAAGTATAGGCCAatttcatcattcactttaattccaacatgcCCCCCTCTCATAGTTTCCATCACCCAGTCACACCATTTGTCAGGGAACTCCTTCATTTTCAACATTTGTATAACAAAGGGCCACTTAATTTTGTCATATGCTTTCTCAAAATCTACTTTAAAAACTAGGGCATCTTCTTTATTCTTATGAAAGGAATTTAGAGCCTCATGCAAAATCACAACCCCTTCCATAATATATCTGCCTTTAATAAAGGCAGTTTGGGTTTTAGAAATCACAGGGGCCACACACTTAGCCAGTCTGTTCATCAGAAACTTAGTGATGATTTTAAAACTAACATTCAGCAGGCAAATGGGCCTAAACTTCTGAATTTGTTTAGCATCATTAGTTTTTGGGATTAAAGTAATTATGCCATAGTTGAGTCTAGCAATATTAATTTCCCCTTTTGCAAACCCATCTACTAGGTTTTTCAGATCCCATTTGACCACTTCCCAAAAATCTTGGTAAAAGTCAGCAGGGAATCCATCAGGGCCAGGGCTTTTATTCCTTTTCATCCCAAATACCACTTGATGAATTTCATTTAAGGAGAAAGGTGTCAAGAGCTCCTCTCTTTATTGTTCATTGATCTTATCCATCTCCATCTCTATCAATGAGATACTAGATTCTTCAGGATGACCAAATAATTCTTTATAAAATTTGGTGATATATTCCATCAACTTCTCATCCCCTTCTAtaaccccttcctcctgttcaaGGGAAacaattttgttttttcttcttctcccattTACCTTAGCATGATGATATCTAGTATTTCTGTCTCCATCTTTAATCTCCAAATCTTTATATCTTTGCAACCATTTCATTTCCTCTTGTAGCATTACTCTTTTCAGTTGGGCTCTAAGCTCTTTCTGTTCACTTATATCCACCACACTTAAACCCATGATCTCAGCTCTCTTATCTAAATCATCAAGCTCCCCTATtatttccatttttatttttctgtaCCAGGCATCAATATTTCTATTCCATCCTTTAGCTTTTTGCCTCAATTTCCTCAACCTTGATTGCCATCTATCCAAAACATCCCCTAAGTAACTCTCATTCCAGGTGTTATATACCAACTCTCTAAAGCCTTCTCTCAGCAACCAAGCATTTTCATATCTGAAAATACATTTATGAGCATGAGTTTCCCCTGTGTCCAGGAACAAAGGAGTGTGATCAGAAATCTCTCTAGCA contains:
- the LOC119281864 gene encoding probably inactive leucine-rich repeat receptor-like protein kinase At5g48380, producing MADDTKFLLLFFLLSSSLLCFGSEHDIQCLKSVQQSVIDTDGVLKSTWNFEHETEGFICQFAGVECWHPDENRVLSLRLDNLGLEGPFPQGLQYCSSMTGLNLSNNKFSGPMPTDISRQLQQLTSLDLSHNSFSGSIPPSITNMIYLNLLNLQHNQLSGQIPSQLDLLTRLTTFNVAENLLSGPVPRSLAVFPASNFDGNQGLCDSPLGECSRKRWMPIRINDMSSIGAAVGFVLGFVVAFYFPHCFVCSERLRAYVVRII